In the Macrobrachium rosenbergii isolate ZJJX-2024 chromosome 23, ASM4041242v1, whole genome shotgun sequence genome, one interval contains:
- the LOC136851230 gene encoding caldesmon-like, with the protein MDSGKIDEELEEAQELLYAAEEKFINKEEQKKEKSDADVELRCIEAEENLINLKVQAEREKMQAEREREDREKRERKEREEEKVAEEERERAREERERAREERAKREREAEEARKERERVRKEDYEREMKLIEARSKLPVTLSNPTQGNSDPVFDVVRVQKLIPKFTE; encoded by the coding sequence atggactctggtaaaatagatgaagagttagaagaagcACAAGAATTGTTGTATGCAGCtgaggaaaaatttataaataaggaagagcaaaagaaagagaaaagtgatgcagacgtagagcttagatgcatagaagcagaagaaaatttgattaaccTGAAggtgcaggctgaaagagagaaaatgcaggcagaaagagaaagagaagacagagagaaaagagaaagaaaagaaagagaagaagaaaaagtagcagaagaagaaagagaaagagcaagagaggaaagagaaagagcaagggaagaaagagcaaaaagagaaagagaagcagaagaagcaagaaaggaaagagaaagagtaaggaaagaagattatgaaagagagatgaaattaatagaagctcgctccaagttacctgtaacactgtctaaccctacccaaggtaattcagaccctgtatttgatgtagtaagagtgcagaagttaattccaaagtttacagaataa